TCGACCACGACGTCGGCACGGGCGACGAGCTCGGCGGCGAGCGCCTGGTCGGCGGGGTCGGCGAGGTCGAGCTGCATCGACTCCTTGCCGCGATTCGCGCTGTCGAAGTACGTCGACCCCGTCGCCGAGCGCGGCGGCGCCCACGCGCGGGTGTCGTCGCCGGCGCCCGTGCGCTCGACCTTCACGACGCGCGCGCCGAGATCGGCGAGCGTCTGCCCCACGAGCGGACCCGCGAGCACGCGCGAGAGGTCGGCGACGAGCATGCCCGCCAGCGGTGCCTCGGTCATGCCACTCCTTCGTCGACCTCTGGAAGCCCAGCATGCCGGATCGTTCCGTCACCAGGCAATGCCCGGGTATCGTGCCAGGCACGGCGCCGCCCACGACCGCGGCGCGAGAGGAGCGCGAGCATGGCCTACCGATCCGTCGACCCCGCCACCGGCGAGGTGCTCGCCGACCACGCCGAGGCCACCGAGGCCGAGATCGAGGCTGCCGTCGCAGCGGCGGCCGAGCGCCACGCATCCATGCCCCCGCTCGACGAGCGCATCGCCGCCATGCGGTCGATCGCCGCCGCGTTCCGCGACCAGGAGGTCGAGCTCGCGACGACGATCGCGCGCGAGATGGGCAAGCCGCTGCCGCAGGGCATCGGCGAGGTGCGGCTCGTCGCGTCGATCTGGGACTGGTACGCCGACCGCCCCGAGCTGCTCGCCGACCGCGACCTGCACACCGACTGGCGCGGCCGCGCCGCCCGCGTCGAGCTGCGCCCCACGGGCCCGATCGTCGGCGTCATGCCGTGGAACTTCCCGTACTACCAGGTGGCCCGCCTCGCGGCGCCGAACCTGCTGCTCGGCAACCCCGTCATCATCAAGCACGCGGGCTCGTGCACGGGGGCGGCGCTCGCGATGCAGGCGATGGCGGATGCGTCGGGCCTGCCCGCCGGCGCGTACCAGACGGTGCTCGCGTCGAACGCGCAGATCGCGACGATGATCGCCGACCCGCGCATCCAGGGCGTCTCGCTCACCGGCTCGGAGCGGGCCGGTGCTGCCGTGGCGGAGGTCGCGGGTCGCTCGCTCACGCGCTGCGTGCTCGAGCTCGGCGGGTCCGACCCGTTCATCGTGCTGTCGACGCACGACCTCGACGCCCTCGTCGAGACGGCGATCGCGGCCCGCACGCGCAACTGCGGGCAGGCGTGCACCTCGGCGAAGCGGTTCATCGTGCACGAGTCGCTGCACGACGCGTTCGTCGAGCGCCTCGCCGCAGGCATGCGCGCGCTGCGCATCGGCTCGCCGCTCGACGACGGCGTCGACCTCGGCCCCATGTCGAGCGAGGCCGCGGCCGCCGACCTCGTGACGCAGGTCGCCTCGGCGGTCGCCGAGGGCGCGACGCTCGTGACCGGCGGCATCCGCATCCCGGGCGCCGGCGCGTTCGTCGAGCCCGGCATCCTCACGG
The sequence above is a segment of the Agrococcus jejuensis genome. Coding sequences within it:
- a CDS encoding aldehyde dehydrogenase family protein, yielding MAYRSVDPATGEVLADHAEATEAEIEAAVAAAAERHASMPPLDERIAAMRSIAAAFRDQEVELATTIAREMGKPLPQGIGEVRLVASIWDWYADRPELLADRDLHTDWRGRAARVELRPTGPIVGVMPWNFPYYQVARLAAPNLLLGNPVIIKHAGSCTGAALAMQAMADASGLPAGAYQTVLASNAQIATMIADPRIQGVSLTGSERAGAAVAEVAGRSLTRCVLELGGSDPFIVLSTHDLDALVETAIAARTRNCGQACTSAKRFIVHESLHDAFVERLAAGMRALRIGSPLDDGVDLGPMSSEAAAADLVTQVASAVAEGATLVTGGIRIPGAGAFVEPGILTGVTPAMRVWHEELFGPVAMVVPVADAEEAVRVANDSPFGLGANVFDDADPARAEWVAERLEAGMVSIGAFGVSRPELPFGGVKRSGFGRELGPDAVLEFANRRLVTQPA